The genomic window AGTGCAACTTCCCTCGCCACACCAAAGATGCAGACACTCAGAAATGGTACTTCGTCCAGTGGCTTTCTTGTATTGATCAAAACATTGATGAGCAATGACTGAAGGTATGTCAGAGATCTAAAGAGCAAGACTGTGATTGTATACCATCAACACGACGTCAAGTTGTACCAAAATTTTAGAGGTTTGATCCTAAATATTGATTTAGTTTACAGAATAGAAACAAATATTAGGAAATCTTACTGTTGGAATCGTTTGAAAAGAGCGATCTAGAATTTGGCAATACGACAAGTGTTTCAAATCTACCAGTTCCAGATCAATCAGTAATTCTTCAAAAGACCGACCCATTCcaaagtcaaagtcaaaaAGAAGTTTATGAAGGAGATGAAGGTCATCAGGCAAACGACTATATTCAGCATCCTTTTTATTTACTCTTCTTGTGCCATAGCTGTATTGGTACTGTGCTGTTTTGGCATAATCAACAGTCTTACTGTAAACGTTCCAAAAAGTGCCTCTAAAGGCAAAGAACATCGCTGCAGACAAATTGACAAAGTTTGCAATCCACAACGCGTAAAGTGTCGAAGCCGCCGGATAAACGCAGCTGACATTCACGCTCCACATTGGTTCAGTATCAATTTCCACGGCGCAAGTAAATGTAGCATGCACAACACTGTCGGACTCGTAGAGCAAAGCCAGTAAAACGATAAACCCCCCGGCAATCAGTCCTTGAACAATAAGCTTGATGACATACCAATTTTTCATGGCTTTGGACGATCTGAACTGGTCCCTAAGCAACCTCACAACATTGAGTGATTCACGACTGTAAGTACCAGATGACCTATTTCGATGACGATCAAGTGCCTTTGCCTCGATAAAAAACTGCCGGATTTTTGAGAAAAACCGGtgatgaaagaaaagagaaggcatGTAAAGAGCGATCGATTGCCCTAGAAGAATCAGCGGCATTGACGAAACCCTTCCCAAGTGGGCGTTAGAGCACCAGCTGTCGATGAAGGGCGCTTGCGTCCTTGAAACGTTATTAGGCGGATAGCAGGTAAGGTCTGGGAAAAACAACTCGCCCCCAATCGTCAAAACAGACAGAAACGCCGACATCACAGACGTATAGCTCAAGATGATGTCCCAAATAGGCTCCTTGTAAACATCGCTCTGCTTCGCCGTATCAGCCGACGACAAAGACAATCGATCAAGAACCATGACCTTGGAGGCCGACCTTGGAAGAAAACGGGCTCTTGTGCGCATACGGGCGTACCGGCGTCGCCTCAAGTTCAACCAAAAAAATGGACGATCATCGAATAGATCGTCTCCTGAACAGCGTCTTCAAACACACCAGGTTCAAATCGAAGCTGCAGGAGAGTGCCGTCAAAGCAGCACTAGAAAGTAGACTAAAAACGGCACGATCCAAGCGCTCGACACATCCCAATGTGCGTAGGAACGAGCGACGTCTTCGTATCGATGCCGACAGGAGCGGGAAAGTCGCTCTGTTACCAACTACCCGCCGCATTCCACGCCGGCGTCTCGTTCGTCGTGTCACCGCTCCTCGCACTAATCGACGATCAAGTGCACAAACTCAAAGAGCTCGGAATCGCAACGGAAACGCTCAACTCGCGCCTGACCGCCAAAGATCGTCTCCGAATCGTAAAGGACCTCGAATCAGCCGAACCTAAGACAAAACTATGTTACATAACCCCAGAACAGGTAAAAAGATGGGGGAGTGTACATCTCATTAGGAATGCTAGCATATACTGATAATCATAATGTATTCTGATGTATTTTTCTTcaggcggcgacgtcttcgtttcaGAGTCTCGCCGGCTCGCTTCACAAGCGCAAGCGTCTCGCCTATTTCATCGTCGATGAGAGCCACTGCATATCGGAGTGGGGTCACAACTTTCGTCCGGATTATCTCCGTCTCGGCGACGTGCGCGCTCGTCTCATGGAGGACGTGCCGTGCATCGCgctgacggcgacggcgacgccgcgcGTTCAGGAGGACATTTTGTCGAATCTTCGATTTCATAAAGAGAGCAGAGTATTTAAGTCTGGAACGTATAGAAGTAATTTATTCTACGAAGTTATGTAAGGGAGAGAGAGTCATAGAGGGGAGAGAGCATATTGGTACACGAAGCCATTTTAGATGTAAAGATTTTGTGACTAATGCACTCGACGATCTCGCTTCGTTTTGCAAAGAGAAACTATATACCGAAGGCTCAGCTACACAGGTCTTGAATTGTGAGGAGAATCAGTGTCATATTCTAATTATCTTTTCTAGGGATCCGGTCTCGTCTATTGTCGCACTAGGGAGGATTACGAGGTCGTCGCTAAGCGTCTGCTTGGTCGAGGGGTCCACGCCAAACCTTATCATGCAGGCACGTCGAAAATCCAAATCTACTGTACAAGCAAATTGATTCcgtttccatggcaacgtCCACTGAACTATTAAAAATACAAATCAAATTCTTAGTTGCAATGTATTAATAATATTTGACATTTTCTTACCTAACTTCTGAAGTACAATATCTACTTCTTTCAACAATATTTGTGATTTGCTGCCTACTATTCACGAGACTCCTCGTCAGTTGATCCGTGAAACAAAGTTGTTTAGAATTTTACTAAAACTCAGGCTATTTACGGCTATACTAAAATATCAGATGACTGTAAGCAGCAAAGGTTacataaaagaaaaaggttaACAATGAAATGATTCGTTCGTTCTCATTATTGTCTCTGTCTGCCCAGCACTGTACTACACTGTACTAACTATCACCATAAGCAGAATCCGGGTGACGGGAATCGTTTCCGGCAAAATCAGACCGCACGTTCTCACCACTGTTCGCATCTATTCCATCAAGTACGTCCTTGCACATATCAACTGCTTTCTTATATCGGTCAAGTCCACGCGTAACCATCTCCACGTCTGCTCGAAATTGTCTATACTGAGTATCCCCGGCTGGTTTGAGTTTCGGGCATTTGTCGCATGCTGTGTTGAAGCGCCTAACACCGCCTCCAATTTCGTTCAAGGCCTTCAACTCGGCGTCGATCACCTTTTTCAACTCTTTCTCTACCCTTTTGAGCCTGTTCGACTCGGCATTGGCTTCAGTGGCTTTCGCCGCGgcgtcttttttctgctgGTCAAACCTTTCCGCTAGGTTCTTCCAAGACGACTCCAACGTTTCGCAGGGGCGGCTTCTGCCTACATCGTCGCAGAGGCTGTCGACATCATCTTCACCCCAATAACTGTTGCACGCGGAACAGAGAATCTTTGGAGACTTGAACGACATGTTTTCTTTCACGCATGCCATGTGGGACGTACAAAATagatcgacgacaaaatagatcagtTGATATCTATGAGAGGAATGTAGGCGTAGTCACATCACGTTCCATGTCTCACTTTCGCACCTATACCAAAGTGCGACATTTGCATGAGACAAAGGagatctattttgtcgttgatctattttgtcgtcATGTACATgacgacaaaatagatcaacgacaaaatagatTTCACATTATAATGT from Oscarella lobularis chromosome 1, ooOscLobu1.1, whole genome shotgun sequence includes these protein-coding regions:
- the LOC136192302 gene encoding uncharacterized protein isoform X2 — protein: MVLDRLSLSSADTAKQSDVYKEPIWDIILSYTSVMSAFLSVLTIGGELFFPDLTCYPPNNVSRTQAPFIDSWCSNAHLGRVSSMPLILLGQSIALYMPSLFFHHRFFSKIRQFFIEAKALDRHRNRDQFRSSKAMKNWYVIKLIVQGLIAGGFIVLLALLYESDSVVHATFTCAVEIDTEPMWSVNVSCVYPAASTLYALWIANFVNLSAAMFFAFRGTFWNVYSKTVDYAKTAQYQYSYGTRRVNKKDAEYSRLPDDLHLLHKLLFDFDFGMGRSFEELLIDLELVDLKHLSYCQILDRSFQTIPTDQTSKILISDIPSVIAHQCFDQYKKATGRSTISECLHLWCGEGSCTIEMAQHCLSVRGVNFNFRKQFAFDGVAEVGKEREVVVKEKFPERVEIFRVPRLSSLGSEEIGKFMSELISCPKEDPYNYDLVLITQLDQSQDILKEKKRELKIILERMKDHVSKECVIVLCTHIPDNLENDILSIFPTGSSTEKEKIEQSDVFCWARKLNGN
- the LOC136192302 gene encoding uncharacterized protein isoform X1, with translation MVLDRLSLSSADTAKQSDVYKEPIWDIILSYTSVMSAFLSVLTIGGELFFPDLTCYPPNNVSRTQAPFIDSWCSNAHLGRVSSMPLILLGQSIALYMPSLFFHHRFFSKIRQFFIEAKALDRHRNRSSGTYSRESLNVVRLLRDQFRSSKAMKNWYVIKLIVQGLIAGGFIVLLALLYESDSVVHATFTCAVEIDTEPMWSVNVSCVYPAASTLYALWIANFVNLSAAMFFAFRGTFWNVYSKTVDYAKTAQYQYSYGTRRVNKKDAEYSRLPDDLHLLHKLLFDFDFGMGRSFEELLIDLELVDLKHLSYCQILDRSFQTIPTDQTSKILISDIPSVIAHQCFDQYKKATGRSTISECLHLWCGEGSCTIEMAQHCLSVRGVNFNFRKQFAFDGVAEVGKEREVVVKEKFPERVEIFRVPRLSSLGSEEIGKFMSELISCPKEDPYNYDLVLITQLDQSQDILKEKKRELKIILERMKDHVSKECVIVLCTHIPDNLENDILSIFPTGSSTEKEKIEQSDVFCWARKLNGN
- the LOC136192450 gene encoding ATP-dependent DNA helicase Q5-like encodes the protein MDDHRIDRLLNSVFKHTRFKSKLQESAVKAALERTSDVFVSMPTGAGKSLCYQLPAAFHAGVSFVVSPLLALIDDQVHKLKELGIATETLNSRLTAKDRLRIVKDLESAEPKTKLCYITPEQAATSSFQSLAGSLHKRKRLAYFIVDESHCISEWGHNFRPDYLRLGDVRARLMEDVPCIALTATATPRVQEDILSNLRFHKESRVFKSGTYRSNLFYEVICKDFVTNALDDLASFCKEKLYTEGSATQGSGLVYCRTREDYEVVAKRLLGRGVHAKPYHAGTSKIQIYCTSKLIPFPWQRPLNY